In Polynucleobacter sp. AP-Ainpum-60-G11, one DNA window encodes the following:
- a CDS encoding inorganic phosphate transporter: MASIEVAFWVVALLVALALAFDFMNGFHDAANSIATVVSTGVLKPQQAVVFAAFFNFLAIFIFHLSVAATVGKGIVHPAAVDLHVIFGALVGAIIWNVITWYYGIPSSSSHALIGGLVGAALPKAGVDGLVWSGIIKTVSFIFISPMVGFLLGSLMMLLVAWVCRNANLSKTDRWFRRLQLVSASAYSLGHGGNDAQKTIGIIWLLLIITGYAEAGASMPPTWTIISCYIAIAMGTMFGGWRIVKTMGQKLTKLKPVGGFCAETGGAITLFMATALGVPVSTTHTITGAIVGVGSTQRASAVRWGVAGNIVWAWIFTIPATALMSMAVYYLSLLIF; this comes from the coding sequence TTGGCCTCAATAGAAGTCGCATTTTGGGTGGTAGCGCTTTTAGTAGCGCTAGCGTTGGCATTCGATTTCATGAATGGATTTCATGATGCTGCCAACTCGATTGCTACCGTTGTATCTACTGGGGTGCTCAAGCCTCAGCAGGCAGTTGTATTCGCTGCATTCTTTAACTTCCTAGCAATCTTCATTTTCCATCTCAGCGTTGCCGCTACGGTAGGTAAAGGGATTGTTCATCCTGCTGCAGTAGATTTGCATGTGATCTTTGGGGCCTTGGTGGGAGCCATCATCTGGAATGTGATTACTTGGTATTACGGCATTCCTTCAAGCTCTTCCCATGCGCTGATTGGTGGCCTCGTCGGGGCTGCCTTGCCTAAGGCTGGCGTTGATGGTTTGGTGTGGTCAGGAATTATCAAGACCGTGTCGTTTATCTTTATTTCACCAATGGTGGGATTCTTACTCGGCTCCTTAATGATGTTGTTGGTGGCTTGGGTTTGTCGCAACGCCAACCTTTCAAAAACAGATCGTTGGTTTAGACGCTTACAGCTAGTTTCCGCAAGCGCATATAGCTTGGGGCATGGTGGTAACGATGCCCAGAAGACCATCGGCATTATCTGGCTCTTGCTGATCATTACTGGTTACGCTGAAGCGGGCGCGAGTATGCCGCCTACTTGGACGATTATTTCTTGTTACATCGCTATTGCGATGGGCACGATGTTTGGTGGCTGGAGAATTGTTAAGACGATGGGTCAGAAGCTAACTAAGCTCAAACCTGTCGGTGGTTTCTGTGCGGAGACAGGCGGGGCAATCACCTTATTCATGGCAACGGCTCTTGGGGTTCCAGTATCTACTACCCACACAATCACTGGGGCTATTGTCGGTGTTGGCTCAACTCAACGCGCTAGCGCAGTTCGTTGGGGGGTTGCTGGCAATATCGTTTGGGCCTGGATCTTTACTATTCCTGCTACTGCCTTGATGTCTATGGCGGTTTACTACCTTAGCCTCCTCATTTTTTAA
- a CDS encoding DUF47 domain-containing protein, whose translation MFFSKLMPHDGNFFELFNEHAVHIVSASESFLKFIEHYNDEALRAKYTQEVDSAEHACDDVVKEVHRRLHKTFITPIDRDQIFDLINTMDDVADLIQNGTEAMHLYNVKQMTDEMLHMAELCNQCCIGMKNAVGMLKDISDPEVAKAALKTCDEIDHLESGADRLLSTAITKLFREDIEVRELIKLQRIYELLEEVTDKCEDVANLVEGIVLENS comes from the coding sequence ATGTTCTTCAGTAAGTTAATGCCTCACGATGGCAATTTCTTTGAATTGTTCAACGAACATGCTGTGCATATCGTCTCAGCATCTGAATCTTTCCTCAAATTCATCGAGCATTACAACGATGAAGCATTGCGTGCGAAATATACGCAAGAAGTGGATAGCGCAGAACATGCTTGCGATGATGTGGTGAAAGAAGTGCACCGTCGCCTCCACAAAACTTTCATTACTCCGATTGATCGCGATCAGATTTTTGACCTAATCAACACCATGGATGACGTTGCTGATTTGATTCAGAACGGCACCGAAGCAATGCATCTCTATAACGTTAAGCAGATGACCGATGAGATGCTCCATATGGCTGAGCTCTGTAACCAATGCTGTATTGGTATGAAAAACGCTGTTGGTATGCTTAAAGACATCTCTGATCCAGAAGTTGCTAAAGCAGCTTTAAAGACCTGTGATGAGATTGATCACTTGGAGTCTGGCGCAGACCGCTTGCTCTCAACTGCGATTACTAAATTATTCCGCGAAGATATCGAAGTGCGCGAACTGATTAAGCTGCAGCGTATTTATGAGTTGCTCGAAGAGGTTACCGATAAATGTGAAGACGTTGCCAATTTGGTTGAAGGCATCGTTCTTGAAAATTCTTAA
- a CDS encoding heavy-metal-associated domain-containing protein, producing MFTLKVSGMTCGGCINAVTRAVQAQDPQAQVQADLATQLVTLETTLSPELAAGLITEAGFPVSN from the coding sequence ATGTTTACGCTAAAGGTATCAGGAATGACTTGTGGTGGCTGTATTAATGCCGTGACCCGAGCGGTACAAGCCCAAGACCCCCAGGCTCAGGTACAGGCGGACTTGGCGACCCAGTTGGTGACGCTTGAAACAACTCTTTCCCCTGAATTAGCCGCCGGGCTTATAACAGAAGCTGGATTTCCCGTATCGAATTAA